Part of the Wolbachia endosymbiont (group B) of Eucosma cana genome, AAAACTAATATTCCAGAGGATAAAATTAGTGCTGAGCAAGTATTACAGAGTAAGGTGGCAAATTGAGTTGTTTTTAAACTATACAAGAGCTACATAAGACTTAAAAGGGAAGCCACACAGAGTATTGTGTGAATTATATGCTAAATTATGTGCAATTCTCATATTTCATGAGTTGTACAAAATTAAAAAAGAATACAGAACTCAGTTTAACAAAGGCATTTATTGAGCTAAAAAGGCGGATTAGAGAGTTATTTTTAGCACTAAAGAATAGAGTTAATAGTTTGAAAATTTTTCTTAAAAAGATTACAATAACTTGGTCATGATTTTCATTAAAAGACAAGTACAGAAAAACTAGAGTATCTACTTTAACTTCCCTAAATTTGCTCGCAATCTCTTAACTTGATGCTTATGCTTTTTTGAATATTCCCAAGTGCTGCCAAGCTTTTGGCCCAATATTAATTCGGCTATTGATTTTGTCTTTCAGTGCTCGGGGAAATCTTACTTCGGTTAGCTATAGAATTTTTGATTTTACTGAAAAAACATTCCCGTTCTTTATAAATATGCTTATCATAGAAGCTCTTCACTTTTCGATGGAATCACAACTTCACATCCTTTGCTCTCAAACAAAAGCATATATCCTTTATCAGCCACTATAGTGGAGTTATAGATATTTTTCATTAACTTGTGTAATTTCATTCCTCTGGCCAGGAGTAATACCAATTCCCGTTACACGGGAAACAGATAGACAATAATGGAAGAAAAGCCATAATGAAATAAGTGAAATAGTTTAGGTATAAATGGCACTCAGATCAAAATTATTGGATGAAGAAGTAGTAAAATCAGCAAAAGAGATGCTGAAGAAAGTAAGGAATAATGCATATGTTTCAAAAAAACTAAACGCTGTAATTGCAGCAAAAAAGTACAGTATAACGTCTGTAGCAAAAATATATTGCATTTCAAGAAAGGCACTAACTTCGTGGATAAAACTCTTGAAATTTGGCAGAGAAGAAAAACTGTTTGCTCCTCGATCACGCCGAAGAAAAACTAAATTAAATCAGGCTCAACTACAGCAAATTGAAGCATGGATAGAAGAAAACCCTAATATTACCATTAAAGAAATGAGAATAAGAATACAGGAAAAGTTCGACTTAAATATTAGCAAATCTACAGTACACCGCCATATGCAAAAGATGAAATTTTCATATATTACACCAAGACCAGTACACAACGTACAAGATAAAAGTAAACAAGAGGAATTCAAAAAAAAATCTCAATGAAGTTATTGGAAAGTATCCTGAAAAAGAGCTATTTTTCTTTGATGAATCAAGGTTTGGCACACATTCGAAAGTTGGGCATGGATGGTTTAAAAAAGGTACTAGAACTCGGGTTAAAATAAAGTTAGGTAGGCATAATTTTTATCTCTACAGTGCAGTTAATCCTAAAAATGGAGAGAGTTTTAGCTTATTTGCACCAAATGTTAACACTGATTGCATGAATATATTTCTTGAGCAAATGTTGCAATATCTAGGGACAAGAGAAGCTGTTCTTGTTATGGACTGTGCTAGTTGGCATAAGTCAAAAAATTTAAAGGTACCTAAAAACATTGAGATTATATACCTACCTCCATATTCACCTGAACTTAATCCTGTTGAGAGGCTTTGGTTATATATAAAACAGAACATTTTGCGCAATAAAATATACAGTACTATTGCTTTGCTTGAGAGCACTTTATGCAAATTTCTTACCTCTCTTGCTACTTCTACAATTAAACAACTCTGCTCTGTTTCCTATTTGACTCCACAACAATGAGAATTGGTATAAGTATAAATTTTAAAGGATTTCCCAATGCATCAACAAATGCATGAATTTTAGTAGTAAAGCCACCTTTATTCCTTCCTAAGAGCTTTGGAATCCTTTTTGTATCAGGCAGAGCAAGCATGAGCTCGAACTATCGTTCCATCGATTACCGCAACTTCTAAATCTGGATTTTGTTGCATATATTTTTGCCAAAACTTCCTTTTCACACCACCTTTTAAACCTCCTATGTATACTCCTGTAATTGCCGT contains:
- a CDS encoding IS630 family transposase (programmed frameshift), which produces MALRSKLLDEEVVKSAKEMLKKVRNNAYVSKKLNAVIAAKKYSITSVAKIYCISRKALTSWIKLLKFGREEKLFAPRSRRRKTKLNQAQLQQIEAWIEENPNITIKEMRIRIQEKFDLNISKSTVHRHMQKMKFSYITPRPVHNVQDKSKQEEFKKNLNEVIGKYPEKELFFFDESRFGTHSKVGHGWFKKGTRTRVKIKLGRHNFYLYSAVNPKNGESFSLFAPNVNTDCMNIFLEQMLQYLGTREAVLVMDCASWHKSKNLKVPKNIEIIYLPPYSPELNPVERLWLYIKQNILRNKIYSTIALLESTLCKFLTSLATSTIKQLCSVSYLTPQQ
- a CDS encoding transposase, giving the protein MEYYIEKRKWEQTFEFLKGVKGIHSKNEKRLRIFMEAVWYMVRSGCKWRLLPEIYGNYRSIHRRFKRWCEKEVLAKIYATKSRFRSCGNRWNDSSSSCLLCLIQKGFQSS